From Zingiber officinale cultivar Zhangliang chromosome 5B, Zo_v1.1, whole genome shotgun sequence, the proteins below share one genomic window:
- the LOC121985905 gene encoding DEAD-box ATP-dependent RNA helicase 3, chloroplastic-like translates to MAAAAASTSTISVSALYLSSSLTCSSPSGAGRILKIPASRGLAFSWLSATSRAPRASPLFVPASVASPNSVLSEEAFKGFRGLPKSPLEEGEEEEEYASDSYNSEEEEEGFAADVDQDELAVSKLGLPQQLVSILEKRGITNLFPIQRAVLIPVLEGRDLIARAKTGTGKTLAFGIPIIKRLTEDDEAEGRKRSRLLGRLPRVLVLAPTRELAKQVEKEIKESAPYLSTVCVYGGVAYNIQKNSLSRGVDVVVGTPGRIIDLINDDSLRLGEVQYLVLDEADQMLAVGFEEDVEVILQKLPPQRQNMLFSATMPGWVKKLSRRYLNNPLTIDLVGDQDEKLAEGIKLYAISTTATSKRTILSDLITVYAKGGKTIVFTQTKRDADEVSMALSNSIASEALHGDISQHQRERTLGGFRQGKFTVLVATDVAARGLDIPNVDLIIHYELPNDPETFVHRSGRTGRAGKEGNAILMFTSSQRRTVKSLERDVGCRFEFVSPPSMQEVLESSAEQVVATLRGVHADSIQYFLPTAQRLTDEQGTHALAAALAHLSGFSQPPSSRSLISHEQGWVTLQLTREPGYSRGYFSARSVTGFLSDVYPDAADEVGKICMIADEKVQGAVFDLPEEIAKELLTKQLPPGNSLVKITKLPILQDDGPATDFYGRFSNRERSYRGGGSRERSQRVSRSWGGRNYDSDDSYGRGGRISGDSYGWGGRASRTDSSWSRNTKPRRDSEDDWLIGGRRSSRTPSFGNRERGFAGACFNCGRSGHRASECPNNK, encoded by the exons atggcCGCTGCCGCCGCTTCCACCTCCACCATCAGCGTGTCTGCTCTCTACCTCTCCTCTTCCCTCACATGCTCTTCCCCTTCAGGCGCTGGCCGCATCCTCAAGATCCCGGCATCCCGGGGCCTCGCTTTTTCCTGGCTCTCCGCCACTTCGAGAGCCCCTCGCGCTTCCCCACTCTTCGTCCCCGCCTCGGTCGCCTCTCCCAATTCCGTCCTCAGTGAAGAGGCCTTCAAGGGCTTCCGTGGCCTCCCCAAGTCTCCGCTCGAGGagggcgaggaggaggaggaatacGCCTCCGATTCCTACAActcagaggaggaggaagagggttTCGCTGCTGACGTGGACCAGGATGAGCTTGCCGTTTCCAAATTGGGCCTGCCGCAGCAGCTAGTTAGTATCCTCGAGAAGCGAGGGATTACCAATCTTTTCCCTATCCAG AGGGCCGTTTTGATTCCCGTTCTTGAAGGACGAGACCTTATTGCACGGGCTAAGACTGGAACGGGAAAGACTTTGGCGTTTGGAATTCCCATAATCAAGCGGCTGACTGAGGATGATGAGGCAGAGGGGAGGAAGAGGTCAAG GCTGTTAGGCCGTCTTCCTCGGGTTCTGGTTCTTGCACCTACCAGAGAATTGGCCAAACAGGTGGAGAAGGAAATTAAAGAATCAGCACCTTATCTGAGCACTGTCTGTGTTTATGGTGGAGTGGCTTACAATATTCAGAAAAATTCACTTTCCCGTGGTGTTGATGTGGTCGTGGGAACTCCTGGTCGAATAATTGACCTTATTAATGATGATAGTCTTAGGCTTGGAGAGGTTCAATATTTGGTTCTAGATGAAGCTGATCAAATGCTTGCTGTTGGATTTGAAGAAGATGTGGAAGTAATATTGCAGAAACTTCCACCACAACGTCAAAATATGTTGTTCTCTGCAACAATGCCTGGTTGGGTTAAGAAGTTGTCTAGGAGATACCTAAACAACCCTCTGACAATTGATTTG GTTGGAGACCAAGATGAGAAACTAGCAGAAGGCATTAAACTTTATGCCATATCAACAACTGCAACTTCAAAGCGCACTATTCTGAGTGACTTGATTAcg GTTTATGCCAAGGGTGGGAAAACAATTGTTTTTACTCAGACAAAGCGTGATGCTGACGAAGTATCCATGGCCTTGAGTAATAGTATTGCTTCTGAGGCACTGCATGGGGATATATCTCAACATCAACGAGAAAGAACCTTGGGTGGATTTCGTCAAGGGAAATTCACTGTGCTGGTTGCAACTGATGTTGCTGCTCGGGGACTAGACATACCGAATGTTGATTTG ATTATTCATTATGAACTACCAAATGATCCAGAGACATTTGTGCATCGTTCTGGTCGTACTGGACGTGCTGGAAAAGAAGGCAATGCCATCTTGATGTTTACTAGTAGCCAGCGGAGAACAGTTAAATCTCTTGAACGTGATGTGGGATGCAGGTTCGAGTTTGTAAGCCCACCTTCAATGCAAGAGGTATTGGAATCATCTGCTGAGCAAGTGGTTGCTACTCTGCGAGGTGTTCACGCAGATTCAATCCAATATTTCCTTCCAACTGCTCAAAggttgactgatgaacaaggaACACATGCTCTTGCTGCTGCTTTGGCACATTTAAGTGGATTTTCTCAACCACCTTCATCTCGTTCTCTTATCAGTCATGAGCAG GGGTGGGTGACATTACAATTAACACGTGAACCTGGATATTCAAGAGGGTACTTCTCTGCAAGATCTGTTACTGGATTTCTTTCTGATGTATATCCTGATGCTGCTGACGAAGTGGGCAAGATATGCATGATTGCAGATGAAAAG GTTCAAGGTGCTGTTTTTGATTTACCTGAAGAGATTGCTAAAGAATTGTTAACTAAACAATTGCCTCCAGGAAATTCTCTTGTCAAGATCACCAAG CTCCCTATCCTACAAGATGATGGTCCTGCCACTGACTTCTATGGCCGATTTTCAAACCGGGAACGGAGCTATAGAGGTGGTGGTTCGCGGGAACGAAGTCAGAGGGTTTCAAGAAGTTGGGGTGGACGAAACTATGACAGTGATGATAGCTATGGACGGGGTGGGCGAATCAGTGGTGATAGCTATGGATGGGGTGGCCGAGCATCCAGAACTGACAGTAGCTGGTCTCGAAACACTAAGCCACGAAGAGACAGTGAAGATGACTGGCTAATTGGTGGAAGAAGATCTAGTCGGACACCCTCATTTggcaaccgagaaag AGGATTTGCAGGGGCTTGCTTTAACTGTGGCCGGTCTGGCCACCGTGCATCAGAATGTCCAAACAATAAGTAG
- the LOC121985906 gene encoding syntaxin-81-like — translation MAKSRDRTEDFREATRATALSFGYDEAKLAALLASFILRKPLEKPPFEKAAIKTLESISELEHFITKHRKDYVDLHRITEQERDNIEHEVGVFIKVCKDQIDILQNMIYNEEKNGSSKSWLNLRDDKPNADVVAHKHGVVLILSERLHSVSAQFDRLRSVRFQDAINRAMPRRKVNRVLRSAPSEQPSGFDLPNLGGQELTTTPLRVQDQILDDETRALQVELSNLLDAVQETETKMVEMSALNHLMSTHVLQQAQQIEHLYDQAVEATKNVELGNKELSQAIKRNSSSRTFLLLFLFVLTFSILFLDWYN, via the exons ATGGCTAAGAGTAGGGACAGAACCGAAGATTTTAGGGAAGCTACCCGTGCGACAGCTCTCTCTTTTGGCTACGACGAG GCCAAATTGGCTGCGCTCTTGGCATCCTTCATTTTGCGCAAACCCTTGGAGAAACCTCCATTTGAAAAAGCTGCAATTAAGACG cttGAAAGTATTTCAGAATTGGAACACTTCATCACTAAGCATCGGAAAGATTATGTGGATCTGCATCGAATCACTGAACAGGAGAGGGACAACATTGAACATGAA GTAGGTGTTTTCATAAAAGTTTGCAAGGACCAGATTGATATCCTTCAGAACATGATATACAatgaagaaaagaatggaagttCAAAATCATGGCTTAACCTGAGGGATGATAAACCCAATGCTGATGTGGTTGCCCACAAGCATGGCGTG GTTTTAATTCTCAGTGAGCGGCTCCATTCAGTCAGTGCTCAGTTTGACCGGCTCAGATCTGTACGCTTCCAGGATGCTATAAACAGAGCCATGCCAAGAAGGAAGGTTAATAGAGTTCTCCGCTCAGCACCTTCTGAGCAACCTTCTGGCTTTGACCTGCCGAATCTTGGAGGACAAGAGCTAACCACAACGCCTTTGAGAGTCCAAGATCAAATTCTAGATGATGAGACACGAGCTCTtcaa GTGGAACTGAGCAACCTCCTTGATGCTGTTCAAGAAACAGAAACTAAGATGGTAGAGATGTCAGCACTGAATCACCTCATGTCAACTCATGTTCTACAGCAGGCACAGCAGATTGAACATTTATACGATCAG GCAGTTGAAGCTACTAAGAACGTGGAGCTGGGTAACAAAGAGCTGTCTCAGGCCATCAAACGCAATAGCAGCAGCAGAacttttctcctcctcttcttgttTGTCCTCACTTTCTCCATCCTCTTTCTTGACTGGTACAACTGA